From a single Papaver somniferum cultivar HN1 unplaced genomic scaffold, ASM357369v1 unplaced-scaffold_19, whole genome shotgun sequence genomic region:
- the LOC113338714 gene encoding uncharacterized protein LOC113338714 yields the protein MDKDVSVTRSHEKQPSMDSTFISEDKNPADNASVFVNQAEKAWQEMRKDWAGNRSQKTQRVPKDPVLSWSLTYDDLLLTHDPFPQRIPLPEMVDFLVDIWHEEGLFD from the exons ATGGATAAAGATGTTAGTGTTACTCGGTCCCATGAAAAACAGCCTTCGATGGACTCTACATTTATTAGTGAAGATAAAAATCCCGCAGACAATGCTTCAGTATTTGTGAACCAAG CTGAAAAAGCTTGGCAAGAGATGAGAAAAGATTGGGCAGGGAACCGATCCCAAAAGACCCAAAGAGTTCCAAAAGATCCAGTCTTAAG CTGGTCTCTAACATATGACGATCTGCTTCTGACCCACGATCCATTTCCCCAACGAATCCCATTACCT gagatggtggattttttagTTGATATCTGGCATGAGGAAGGACTCTTTGATTAA
- the LOC113338592 gene encoding translationally-controlled tumor protein homolog gives MLVYQDLLTGDELLSDSFPYEEIVDGMLWQVEGKWVVQGAVDVNIGANPSAEGADADEGVDDTAVKCVDIVDTFRLQEQPTFYKKEFVACIKRFIKTLTPKLSEDEKTKFNNMRIMTFQGIGSMTPPSCVSLSNR, from the coding sequence ATGCTTGTCTACCAGGATCTTCTTACAGGTGATGAGCTTCTCTCGGATTCGTTTCCTTATGAGGAAATTGTAGATGGAATGCTATGGCAAGTTGAGGGGAAGTGGGTTGTTCAAGGAGCTGTTGATGTGAACATTGGTGCTAATCCTTCTGCTGAAGGTGCTGATGCTGATGAGGGTGTTGATGACACAGCTGTGAAATGTGTTGATATTGTCGACACTTTTAGACTCCAGGAACAACCAACTTTTTACAAGAAAGAATTCGTTGCATGCATCAAGCGCTTCATCAAGACTCTTACACCCAAGCTGAGTGAAGACGAGAAAACAAAATTCAACAATATGAGAATCATGACATTCCAAGGGATTGGGTCAATGACCCCTCCTAGTTGTGTCAGTCTTTCAAATAGATAA
- the LOC113338713 gene encoding serine carboxypeptidase-like, translating to MEKILSFSCLLSILIVLAAAAPLCSANLDETDDLRLPSDASFPSIHAEKLIRQLNLFPKDAEAVAKEDEFEPKKIVEKRFMFPNVADSGVSVQDLGHHAGYYKLQHSHAARMFYFFFESRSNKNDPVVIWLTGGPGCSSELAVFYENGPFTIAKNLSLVWNEYGWDKVSNLLYVDQPTGTGFSYSSDSRDLRHNEEGVSNDLYDFLQAFFAEHPQYAKNDFYITGESYAGHYIPAFAARVHQGNKAKEGLHINLKGFAIGNGLTDPAIQYKAYTDFALDNGLIKQSDYNSINRMLPACELAIKLCGGGAGGQVACMTSYVVCTGIFNKIMSHAGDRNYYDIRKKCEGSLCYDFSNMEKFLNQKSIRSALGVGDIEFVSCSPTVYQAMLMDWMRNLEVGIPGLLEDGIKVLIYAGEYDLICNWLGNSRWVHAMKWSGQQKFVGASTVPFKVDGAEKGQLKSSGPLSFLKVHDAGHMVPMDQPKAALEMLRRWTHGKLSEEVEIDDGVAADLYVPASAFSI from the exons atggagaaaattCTTTCATTTTCATGTCTATTAAGTATTCTAATTGTCTTAGCTGCAGCCGCTCCACTATGTTCAGCGAATTTAGATGAAACCGATGATCTTAGACTACCTTCAGATGCTAGTTTCCCATCAATTCATGCAGAGAAATTAATCAGACAACTTAATCTTTTCCCTAAAGATGCTGAAGCTGTCGCGAAAGAAGATGAATTTGAGCCCAAGAAGATTGTTGAGAAGCGGTTTATGTTTCCAAATGTAGCTGATTCTGGTGTTTCTGTTCAGGATCTTGGGCATCATGCTGGGTATTATAAGCTTCAGCATTCTCATGCTGCTAG GATGTTCTACTTCTTTTTCGAGTCACGGAGCAACAAGAATGATCCTGTTGTTATATGGTTAACTGGAGGACCAGGGTGCAGTAGTGAATTGGCTGTTTTTTATGAGAATGGACCATTCACCATTGCAAAGAACTTGTCTCTTGTGTGGAATGAGTATGGTTGGGACAAG GTATCAAACCTTTTGTATGTTGACCAGCCTACTGGAACCGGATTTAGTTATAGTTCTGATAGCCGTGACCTCCGTCACAACGAAGAGGGTGTGAGCAATGATCTATATGACTTCTTACAG GCCTTCTTTGCCGAGCATCCTCAGTATGCAAAGAATGATTTTTACATCACTGGTGAATCATATGCTGGACACTACATTCCGGCTTTTGCTGCTCGTGTTCACCAAGGAAACAAAGCTAAAGAAGGACTCCACATAAACCTTAAG GGGTTTGCTATTGGTAATGGTCTCACTGACCCTGCAATTCAATACAAAGCCTATACTGATTTTGCACTGGACAATGGACTAATCAAGCAATCCGACTACAATAGCATCAACCGGATGCTTCCTGCCTGTGAATTAGCAATAAAGCTTTGTGGTGGTG GGGCCGGTGGTCAAGTTGCTTGTATGACTTCATACGTTGTATGCACTGGCATATTTAACAAGATAATGAGTCATGCCGGAGATAGAAAT TACTACGATATTAGAAAGAAGTGTGAGGGAAGCCTCTGCTatgatttctcaaacatggaaaAATTCCTCAACCAAAAGTCTATTAGGAGTGCCCTTGGTGTTGGGGACATAGAGTTCGTCTCTTGTAGTCCTACCGTATACCAGGCAATGCTGATGGATTGGATGAGGAATCTTGAAGTAGGTATTCCTGGTCTACTTGAGGATGGAATTAAGGTGCTCATATACGCTGGGGAGTATGATCTTATCTGTAACTGGCTCG GGAACTCAAGGTGGGTGCATGCCATGAAATGGTCCGGCCAGCAAAAATTTGTTGGTGCCTCCACTGTTCCATTTAAGGTGGATGGTGCCGAAAAAGGACAATTGAAAAGCAGTGGTCCTCTTAGTTTCCTCAAG GTCCATGATGCTGGTCATATGGTCCCCATGGATCAACCTAAGGCTGCTTTAGAGATGCTGAGAAGATGGACTCATGGAAAATTGTCTGAAGAAGTTGAGATCGATGATGGAGTGGCAGCAGATCTATATGTACCAGCAAGTGCATTCTCCATCTGA